DNA from Thioclava sp. GXIMD2076:
GCCTGAGCCAGCAGCCGATCGACGAAGCTGTGGCCGGTGATATCGTTACCGTCGCGGGCATGACCAAAGCCACTGTGGCCGACACGCTCTGCGCGCTGGAAGTCGACGAGGCGATCCAGGCCAAGCCGATCGACCCGCCGACCATCTCGGTGACCTTCGGCATCAATGACAGCCCGCTTGCAGGCAAGGACGGCTCCAAGGTCCAGTCGCGCGTCATTCGTGACCGCCTGATGAAAGAGGCCGAGACCAATGTCGCGATCCGCGTCGAGGACACCCCCGGTGGCGAGGCCTTTGTGGTATCGGGCCGTGGCGAACTCCAGATGGGCGTTCTGATCGAGAATATGCGCCGCGAAGGGTTCGAGCTGTCGATCTCGCGTCCGAAGGTCATCTTCCGCGAGGAAGACGGCGTGCGCATGGAGCCGGTCGAAGAAGTCATCATCGACGTGGATGACGAATATTCCGGCGTCGTGATCGAGAAGCTGACCGGCTACCGTAAAGGCGAACTGGTCGAGATGCGTCCTGCCGAAGGTGGCAAGACCCGCATTGTAGCCCACGTTCCCTCGCGCGGGATGATCGGCTATCAGGGCGAGTTCCTGACCGATACCCGTGGCTCGGGCGTGCTCAACCGCCTGTTCCACAGCTGGACCCCCTATAAGGGCGCCATCGAAGGCCGCCGTCAGGGTGTGTTGATCTCGATGGAAAACGGCACCTCGGTGGCATACGCCCTGTGGAACCTCGAAGAACGCGGCAAGCTGTTCATCGGTGCGCAGGAAGCGGTCTATACCGGCATGATCATCGGCGAGCATTCGCGTGATAATGATCTGGAAGTGAACCCGCTGAAGGGCAAGAAGCTGACCAACGTTCGTGCCTCGGGCACCGACGAAGCCGTCCGCCTCACCCCGCCGGTGCGGATGTCGCTCGAAGAGGCAATTGCCTATATCGATGATGACGAGCTGGTCGAAGTGACGCCGAAAGCGATCCGTCTGCGCAAGGTCCATCTGGATCCCCATGAGCGCAAGCGCGCCTCGCGCGAATCCTGATCGGGGTTCTGGCGACTGTTCGAGGAAGGGGGGCTGTCTGCCCCCCTTTTTCGTCTGCGCCGAAAAATTCCCCCCGAGGATATTTTGGGGACGCTGGAAACGACAAAAGGCGCGCGGGAAGACCCTGCGCGCCTTTTACATCCGGTTATGGGACGCTTACCGGAAAAGGATCAGGGCGCCCTCGTTCCAGGCGATACGCGCGCGGGTTCCAACCTCGAGGACAGGACGGCCGAAGACATTGCGCATCGAGAGACGGATGGTCTGCTCGACCCCGTCGAGGCGCACATCGTAATAGGTCATATCGCCGTAATAGACGACTTCCTCGATCGTGCCCGGAGCCTCGCGGCCCGACGCTGTCTGGCCATCGAAGAGAATGGTCATGGTTTCGGGGCGGAAGCCAACGGAGACTTGCCCGTCATGGGCAAACGAGACCTGATCGGGCGCCAGCATACAGGTGCCAAGCCCTGCCACCACTGTTTTGAGCTGGCCATTCTCCTCCGTCTCGAGATGGGCGGGCAGGAAATTCATCGCGCCGATGAATTCGGCGACGCGGCGGGATTTGGGGCGGCGATAGAGTTCTTCGGGATCGTCGAGCTGGGCGATCTCGCCTTCGAACATCACTGCGATCCGGTCGGACATGACGAGGGCTTCTTCCTGGTCATGGGTGACGAGGACGAAGGTGATGCCCAGATCGCGCTGCAGTTTGATCAGCTCGACCTGCATCTGTTCGCGAATCTTGCGATCGAGCGCGGACATGGGCTCATCGAGGAGCAGCACCTTGGGTTTGAGGATCAGGGCACGCGCCAGTGCCACCCGCTGGCGCTGACCGCCCGAGAGCGCGTGAGCGGCCCGTTTTCCATAGCCCTTGAGCCCGACCATCGCGAGGGCGTCCTCGACAAGCCGTGCCTTTTCCAGCTTGGTGCGCGGATCGCGACGCAGCCCGAAGGCCACGTTCTCGGCAACCGTCAGATGCGGGAAGATCGCATAGGACTGGAACACCATATTGGTGGGCCGGCGGTTGGCGGGCACATCGCCCATATCCTTGGCATCGATCATCACCACACCCGAGGAGATGTCCTCGAACCCTGCAATCGTGCGCAGGAGCGTGGTCTTACCGCAGCCCGACGGGCCCAGAAGCGAGAAGAACTCGCCTTCGCGGATGGTCGCATTGATACCGCGCAGCGCGTGGTAATCGCCGTAATATTTCTGGACATCGCGGAACTCGATCATCGGTTTCGCATCGGATTTCAATTTATTCACAGGAAACCTCCCTGATCCTTACCACCGGTCTTGGCGATCCCGCGGCGTCGGAAATATTCGGCAATGGTCAGCAGCACGATGGAGGCCGCCACAAGACAGGTGCCGAGCGCCAGTATGACGGGCACCGATTTCGGGAAGCGGAGCTGCGAGAAGATATAGGTGGGCAAAGTGGGCTCGTTGCCCGCCAGGAAGAAGGCGATGATGAACTCGTCCATCGAGATGGTGAAACTGATGAGCATCGAGGAGATGATGCCGGGCAGCACCAAAGGCAGGGTCACCAGACGGAAGGTGGACCATTTGCTCTCGCCCAGATCATAGGCGGCTTCCTCGTAGGCGGGGTCGAGCGAGGAGAAGGCCGTCGAGAGGATCGTCACCGCATAGGGTGTGGCGATCAATACATGGCCAAAGATCACAGTCAGGATCGAGAGCTTTACCCCCATCCCCAAAAGCACGATCAGCAGCGAGCCCCCGATCATGATTTCGGGCAACACCAGAGGCAGCATGATGAAGCCCATCACCGGCCCCTTGCCGCGGAATTTGTAGCGCGTGGTGGCGCGGGCGGCAAAGAGCCCCAGCACCGTCGACAGCACCGCCGTCGACAGCCCGATGATCAGCGAATTCGAGAGGGCGCGGCGCAGCGTGTCATTGGCGGCCATATCACTGAACCATTGCGTGGTGAAGCCGGTCAGCGGGAAGGCCACGATAGTGCCGTTATTGAAAGCAAAGACCGGCAGCAGCACGATAGGTGCATAGAGGAAGACGAGATAGAGGATCGTATAGAGTTTCAGCCCCGAGAACTTCATTTGGGACCTCGCAGATATTTCCGGTTTGCGAGCACGAAGGCCGCTGCGATCAGCGCCACCACGGCCATAGCCGAGATGGTGATCGCGGAGCCCATCGGCTTGTTATCGAGCGGTAGCATCTGGGCCTGAATGAGATTGGCCACCATCGGAAGCTTCCCCCCCCCGATGAGTTCGGGCGCTACATAATCGCCGATAACGGGGATGAAGACCACCAGCACGGCCCCCACGACGCCGGGCATGGCCAGCGGCAGGGTGATGCGGCGGAAGCTGTTGAAATAGCCCTCGCCCAGATCGCGACCGGCCTCCAGCAGCGAGCGGTCGATCTTTTCGAGCGCCACGAAGATCGGCAGGATGGCGAAAGGCGCATAGGCATGGGCCAAGGCTACGGCGATGGCGGGCACGGTGCCCATCATGCGGAACGGATCCTCGAAAAGCCGCCCGTCCCCCATCAGACCCAGCATCTCGAGGCCCGAATTGATCACACCATTATAGCCGATGATGACTTTCCACGCGAAAATCCGGATCAGATAGGAGGTCCAGAACGGAATGGTGATCAGGAAGAGCCAGAAACTCTTGCGCGCGGGCGAGACGTGGAACGAGATGAAATAGGCGATCGGGAACGCGGTGCAGACGGTCAACGCGGTCACGATGAGCGCCACGATGATCGAGCGTAACAGGATCGCA
Protein-coding regions in this window:
- the typA gene encoding translational GTPase TypA produces the protein MELRNIAIIAHVDHGKTTLVDQLLKQSGAFRENQAVAERAMDSNDIERERGITILAKATSVEWEGTRINIVDTPGHADFGGEVERILSMVDGVCLLVDAAEGPMPQTKFVTSKALALGLKPIVVLNKVDKPAADPDRALDEVFDLFANLGASEEQLDFPHVYASGIGGWADDELDGPRKDLSALFNLIVKHVEAPKQVAKKDEPFAMLATTLAADNFIGRILTGRIESGTLKVGDSLKALSRKGDKIEQFRCTKILAFRGLSQQPIDEAVAGDIVTVAGMTKATVADTLCALEVDEAIQAKPIDPPTISVTFGINDSPLAGKDGSKVQSRVIRDRLMKEAETNVAIRVEDTPGGEAFVVSGRGELQMGVLIENMRREGFELSISRPKVIFREEDGVRMEPVEEVIIDVDDEYSGVVIEKLTGYRKGELVEMRPAEGGKTRIVAHVPSRGMIGYQGEFLTDTRGSGVLNRLFHSWTPYKGAIEGRRQGVLISMENGTSVAYALWNLEERGKLFIGAQEAVYTGMIIGEHSRDNDLEVNPLKGKKLTNVRASGTDEAVRLTPPVRMSLEEAIAYIDDDELVEVTPKAIRLRKVHLDPHERKRASRES
- a CDS encoding ABC transporter ATP-binding protein, with amino-acid sequence MKSDAKPMIEFRDVQKYYGDYHALRGINATIREGEFFSLLGPSGCGKTTLLRTIAGFEDISSGVVMIDAKDMGDVPANRRPTNMVFQSYAIFPHLTVAENVAFGLRRDPRTKLEKARLVEDALAMVGLKGYGKRAAHALSGGQRQRVALARALILKPKVLLLDEPMSALDRKIREQMQVELIKLQRDLGITFVLVTHDQEEALVMSDRIAVMFEGEIAQLDDPEELYRRPKSRRVAEFIGAMNFLPAHLETEENGQLKTVVAGLGTCMLAPDQVSFAHDGQVSVGFRPETMTILFDGQTASGREAPGTIEEVVYYGDMTYYDVRLDGVEQTIRLSMRNVFGRPVLEVGTRARIAWNEGALILFR
- a CDS encoding ABC transporter permease, whose product is MKFSGLKLYTILYLVFLYAPIVLLPVFAFNNGTIVAFPLTGFTTQWFSDMAANDTLRRALSNSLIIGLSTAVLSTVLGLFAARATTRYKFRGKGPVMGFIMLPLVLPEIMIGGSLLIVLLGMGVKLSILTVIFGHVLIATPYAVTILSTAFSSLDPAYEEAAYDLGESKWSTFRLVTLPLVLPGIISSMLISFTISMDEFIIAFFLAGNEPTLPTYIFSQLRFPKSVPVILALGTCLVAASIVLLTIAEYFRRRGIAKTGGKDQGGFL
- a CDS encoding ABC transporter permease; translated protein: MAASSWRRSETAQGYTTLSPVLIYALVMLAAPLLTIFAYSFFKDGYLTIIHEFTLQNYIAVWKDPIFRAILLRSIIVALIVTALTVCTAFPIAYFISFHVSPARKSFWLFLITIPFWTSYLIRIFAWKVIIGYNGVINSGLEMLGLMGDGRLFEDPFRMMGTVPAIAVALAHAYAPFAILPIFVALEKIDRSLLEAGRDLGEGYFNSFRRITLPLAMPGVVGAVLVVFIPVIGDYVAPELIGGGKLPMVANLIQAQMLPLDNKPMGSAITISAMAVVALIAAAFVLANRKYLRGPK